From a region of the Bacillota bacterium genome:
- the dtd gene encoding D-aminoacyl-tRNA deacylase, translating to MRAVVQRVTSARVVVDGGVVGEIGPGLLVLLGVGRGDRPEDAAYLADKIVNLRIFDDPDGKFNLSLRDVGGSMLVVSQFTLYGDARRGRRPSFTEAGPPEVGNALYEEFVALVRGKGVHVETGVFQAHMEVELVNHGPVTILVDSAKVF from the coding sequence TTGAGAGCGGTGGTCCAGAGGGTGACATCAGCCAGGGTCGTTGTTGACGGGGGAGTCGTCGGGGAGATCGGACCCGGTCTCCTCGTTCTTTTGGGCGTGGGGCGCGGAGACCGGCCGGAAGACGCGGCCTATCTGGCGGACAAAATCGTCAACCTGCGCATCTTCGACGACCCGGATGGCAAGTTCAACCTATCCCTTCGGGATGTGGGCGGAAGCATGTTGGTGGTATCTCAGTTCACGCTGTATGGGGATGCCCGACGGGGACGCCGGCCAAGTTTCACGGAGGCCGGTCCACCGGAGGTTGGGAACGCCCTTTACGAAGAGTTCGTCGCGCTGGTCAGGGGGAAAGGGGTCCACGTCGAGACGGGAGTCTTTCAGGCCCATATGGAAGTCGAACTCGTGAACCATGGACCGGTGACCATACTTGTGGACAGCGCGAAAGTGTTCTAG
- a CDS encoding bifunctional (p)ppGpp synthetase/guanosine-3',5'-bis(diphosphate) 3'-pyrophosphohydrolase produces MLFKPEKTCINTKSFKISKALANRPDVNVDVIRKAYEYAQNAHAGQVRESGEPYFEHPLAVAVILSEMQLDPVTVAAGLLHDVIEDTGKTVDDLREAFGPEIALLVDGVTKLSRMDFKTREDQQAESLRKMFVAMARDIRVILIKLADRLHNMRTLRHSPAEKQKRVARETIEIYAPLAHRLGMWRVKWELEDLALRHLEPDAYYRLVERVAKKRMEREGYVEEARRTLSATLAEVGITAEIQGRPKHFYSIYQKMTQQGKDFSEIWDLLGLRVIVDTLRECYAVLGAVHSIWKPIPGRFKDYVAMPKSNMYQSLHTTVIGPRGEPLEIQIRTWEMHRTAEYGIAAHWRYKESLDGGGEFEDKITWLRQILEWQKETRDGHEFIETLKVDLFSDEVYVFTPKGDVKTLPAGSTPVDFAYAVHTDVGHRCVGARVNGRMVPLGATLQTGDIVEILTNKSQSGPSRDWLSFAKTSKARSKIRQWFKEQRREESVARGKELLEKELRHIGAEVHANMKEDKLAEVARKFSYQSAEDLLASVGYGKISAAQVVGRLLPERVAEEPKPAAAKRRVGASRGARVRGVENVLIRFSRCCNPVPGDPIVGYITRGRGVSVHRADCPNAALILREEEERKVDVEWDSAVATSYPVEIEIEAQDHPGLLSGVMTAVNDMHTHVSAVNARTLRNRAALISMTVEINDVGHMNNIINRIKRISGVHDVHRASPS; encoded by the coding sequence GTGCTCTTCAAACCTGAGAAAACTTGCATTAACACCAAATCTTTCAAGATATCCAAGGCACTTGCCAACCGGCCGGATGTGAACGTGGACGTCATCCGGAAGGCTTACGAGTACGCCCAAAACGCTCATGCAGGGCAGGTAAGGGAGTCAGGGGAGCCCTACTTTGAGCATCCTTTGGCGGTGGCGGTCATCCTGTCCGAGATGCAGCTGGATCCGGTCACCGTCGCCGCAGGCCTGCTTCATGACGTGATCGAGGACACCGGCAAGACCGTGGACGACCTCAGGGAAGCGTTTGGGCCCGAGATTGCGCTCCTGGTGGACGGGGTGACCAAGCTGTCCCGAATGGACTTCAAGACCAGAGAAGATCAGCAAGCCGAAAGCCTGCGGAAGATGTTCGTCGCCATGGCAAGGGACATTCGGGTCATCCTCATCAAGCTCGCTGACAGGCTCCACAACATGCGCACACTTCGCCATTCCCCAGCGGAAAAGCAGAAACGGGTCGCAAGGGAGACCATCGAGATATATGCTCCACTTGCCCACAGACTTGGGATGTGGCGGGTGAAGTGGGAACTGGAGGATCTTGCCCTCCGCCACCTCGAGCCCGACGCCTACTACAGGTTGGTGGAGAGAGTCGCCAAGAAACGCATGGAGCGGGAGGGTTACGTCGAGGAGGCCAGACGAACCCTGTCTGCGACTCTCGCGGAGGTGGGCATCACCGCCGAGATACAGGGCCGGCCAAAGCATTTCTACAGCATATACCAGAAAATGACCCAACAGGGCAAGGACTTCAGCGAGATATGGGATCTCCTGGGCCTTAGGGTGATCGTGGATACACTTCGCGAGTGCTATGCCGTGCTCGGGGCGGTCCACAGCATCTGGAAGCCGATCCCCGGCAGGTTCAAGGACTATGTGGCAATGCCCAAGTCCAACATGTACCAGTCCCTCCATACCACAGTGATCGGGCCGCGTGGGGAACCCCTCGAGATCCAGATCAGGACGTGGGAGATGCACAGGACTGCCGAGTACGGGATCGCCGCCCATTGGCGGTACAAGGAATCGCTCGACGGAGGGGGAGAATTCGAGGACAAGATCACCTGGCTCAGGCAGATACTGGAGTGGCAGAAGGAGACGCGGGACGGACACGAGTTCATCGAGACTCTCAAGGTGGACTTGTTCTCTGATGAGGTCTACGTGTTCACCCCCAAAGGGGATGTCAAGACCTTGCCCGCGGGGTCGACCCCCGTGGACTTCGCGTATGCAGTCCACACAGATGTCGGCCACCGCTGCGTGGGCGCGAGGGTGAACGGCAGGATGGTCCCGCTTGGGGCCACACTGCAGACCGGGGACATAGTGGAGATCTTGACGAACAAGTCACAGTCCGGGCCCAGCCGGGACTGGCTCAGCTTCGCCAAGACCTCCAAGGCCAGAAGCAAGATTAGGCAGTGGTTCAAAGAGCAGAGACGTGAGGAGAGCGTGGCAAGGGGCAAGGAGCTCCTCGAGAAAGAACTCAGGCATATTGGCGCGGAAGTCCACGCTAACATGAAAGAGGACAAGCTTGCTGAGGTTGCTCGCAAGTTCAGCTATCAATCGGCTGAGGATCTTCTCGCGTCGGTGGGCTACGGCAAGATCTCGGCAGCCCAGGTCGTAGGGAGACTTCTCCCGGAACGCGTCGCGGAGGAGCCCAAGCCAGCGGCAGCAAAACGAAGGGTTGGCGCGTCCCGGGGCGCGCGCGTTCGTGGGGTGGAGAATGTTCTCATCAGGTTCTCCAGGTGCTGCAACCCAGTGCCGGGAGACCCCATAGTCGGGTACATCACTCGCGGGCGCGGCGTGTCAGTCCACCGGGCGGACTGCCCCAACGCCGCCTTGATTCTGAGAGAGGAAGAAGAACGCAAGGTCGACGTGGAGTGGGACTCCGCTGTGGCCACGTCCTACCCGGTTGAGATCGAGATCGAGGCGCAGGACCATCCGGGCCTTCTCTCGGGAGTAATGACCGCGGTCAACGACATGCATACACACGTAAGCGCGGTCAACGCCCGCACTCTCAGAAACCGTGCGGCGCTCATAAGCATGACGGTTGAGATAAACGACGTCGGGCACATGAACAACATCATAAACCGCATAAAGCGCATCTCAGGCGTTCACGACGTGCATAGGGCCAGCCCGAGTTGA
- a CDS encoding MBL fold metallo-hydrolase, whose protein sequence is MDGQASRTGTSKAGAFRVETLVVGPISTNCYIVWRDGSDEAAVIDPGGGLNSIVDALSKNHLRCVAIVNTHGHPDHIAANGGLRSATGARVYVGAADAAMLSDPEDMFHVIARSAGGSDDLGADATVAGGDKLKAGSVEFEVLATPGHTPGGISLWLPGDLVVFTGDTLFADGGVGRTDFRGGDDRALADSMGRVLFSLPNEAVVYPGHGPATTIGREKRNHGRMG, encoded by the coding sequence ATGGACGGACAGGCATCGAGAACGGGGACCTCGAAGGCAGGGGCCTTCAGAGTGGAGACTCTCGTGGTAGGCCCCATATCAACCAACTGTTACATCGTGTGGCGCGACGGATCCGACGAGGCCGCGGTGATTGATCCGGGGGGCGGGCTCAACAGCATCGTGGATGCCCTTTCGAAGAACCATCTCAGGTGTGTCGCGATTGTGAACACCCATGGCCACCCCGATCACATAGCAGCGAACGGAGGCTTGAGGAGCGCCACCGGGGCTCGAGTCTATGTGGGCGCGGCGGACGCGGCCATGCTCTCCGATCCTGAGGACATGTTCCACGTGATAGCCCGGTCCGCGGGCGGCTCGGACGACCTCGGGGCTGATGCGACCGTCGCAGGCGGCGACAAGCTGAAGGCCGGGAGCGTGGAGTTCGAGGTCCTTGCAACCCCGGGACATACCCCTGGGGGCATAAGCCTGTGGCTTCCAGGGGACCTCGTGGTGTTCACCGGTGACACGCTCTTCGCTGACGGCGGCGTGGGCCGGACGGACTTCCGCGGGGGCGATGACCGGGCGCTGGCGGACTCCATGGGCCGGGTGCTCTTCTCCCTTCCCAACGAGGCCGTGGTATACCCAGGGCACGGTCCTGCAACGACAATAGGGCGGGAGAAGCGGAATCATGGGAGGATGGGGTGA